In a single window of the Heliangelus exortis chromosome 1, bHelExo1.hap1, whole genome shotgun sequence genome:
- the GPR89B gene encoding Golgi pH regulator B isoform X2 gives MREAVLFFGFGWLFFMRKLFKDYEVRQYVVQVIFSVTFAFSCTMFELIIFEILGVLSSSSRYFHWKLNLCVILLILVFMVPFYIGYFVVSNIRLLHRQKLLFACGLWLTFMYFFWKLGDPFPILSPKHGILSIEQLISRVGVIGVTLMALLSGFGAVNCPYTYMSYFLRNVTDADILALERRLLQTMDMIVSKKKRIAVAHRTMFQRGEVHNKSTGFWGMIKSVTTSVQGSENLSLIQQEVDALEELSRQLFLETADLHATKERIEYSKTFQGKYFNFLGYFFSIYCVWKIFMATINIVFDRVGKTDPVTRGIEITVNYLGIQFDVKFWSQHISFILVGIIIVTSIRGLLITLTKFFYAISSSKSSNVIVLLLAQIMGMYFVSSVLLIRMSMPLEYRTIITEVLGELQFNFYHRWFDVIFLVSALSSILFLYLAHKQAPEKHMAL, from the exons ATGCGGGAAGCG GTGCTGTTCTTTGGATTTGGGTGGCTGTTCTTCATGCGTAAACTCTTCAAGGATTATGAG GTGCGACAGTATGTGGTCCAGGTGATCTTTTCTGTGACTTTTGCCTTCTCTTGTACCATGTTTGAACTCATCATCTTTGAGAttttgggggtgctgagcagcag CTCTCGATATTTTCACTGGAAACTGAACCTGTGTGTCATTTTGCTCATCCTGGTCTTCATGGTACCTTTCTACATTGGTTACTTTGTTGTGAGCAATATCAGATTAT TGCACAGGCAGAAACTGCTTTTTGCATGTGGTCTGTGGTTGACATTCATGTATTTCTTCTGGAAGTTGGGGGATCCGTTTCCTATCCTGAGCCCAAAACATG gaaTCCTGTCTATAGAACAGCTCATCAGCCGTGTGGGTGTGATTGGGGTGACACTCATGGCTTTGCTCTCAGGATTTGGGGCTGTCAACTGTCCATACACGTACATGTCCTACTTTCTCAG GAATGTTACAGATGCAGATATTCTGGCTTTGGAGCGACGACTCCTTCAGACTATGGACATGATTgttagtaagaaaaaaag gaTAGCAGTGGCTCATCGGACAATGTTCCAGAGAGGAGAAGTGCATAACAAATCCACTGGCTTCTGGGGAATGATAAAAAGTGTTACAACATCTGTTCAGGGCAGTGAAA ATCTGTCCCTTATCCAACAAGAAGTGGATGCCCTAGAGGAGCTGAGTCGTCAGCTTTTTCTGGAAACTGCTGACTTGCATGCAACAAAG gagaGGATAGAGTACTCAAAAACTTTTCAGGGcaaatactttaattttctgggttattttttctccatctaTTGTGTCTGGAAAATCTTCATG GCAACCATCAATATTGTATTTGACCGTGTGGGGAAGACGGATCCAGTCACAAGAGGAATTGAGATCACTGTAAATTATCTAGGAATTCAGTTTGAT GTGAAATTCTGGTCCCAGCACATATCCTTTATTCTTGTTGGAATAATCATTGTTACATCTATCAGAGGATTGTTAATCACACTTACAAAG ttcTTCTATGCCATTTCCAGCAGCAAGTCTTCCAATGTTATTGTTCTGCTATTAGCACAGATAATG GGCATGTACTTTGTGTCATCAGTGCTCCTGATCCGGATGAGCATGCCTCTAGAGTATCGCACTATTATTACAGAAGTCCTGGGAGAGCTCCAGTTCAACTTTTATCATCGTTGGTTTGATGTGATATTCCTAGTCAGTGCCCTCTCCAGCATCCTCTTTCTCTATTTAGCACACAAACAAGCCCCAGAAAAGCATATGGCCCTGTAA
- the GPR89B gene encoding Golgi pH regulator B isoform X1, whose amino-acid sequence MSFLIDSSIMVTSQVLFFGFGWLFFMRKLFKDYEVRQYVVQVIFSVTFAFSCTMFELIIFEILGVLSSSSRYFHWKLNLCVILLILVFMVPFYIGYFVVSNIRLLHRQKLLFACGLWLTFMYFFWKLGDPFPILSPKHGILSIEQLISRVGVIGVTLMALLSGFGAVNCPYTYMSYFLRNVTDADILALERRLLQTMDMIVSKKKRIAVAHRTMFQRGEVHNKSTGFWGMIKSVTTSVQGSENLSLIQQEVDALEELSRQLFLETADLHATKERIEYSKTFQGKYFNFLGYFFSIYCVWKIFMATINIVFDRVGKTDPVTRGIEITVNYLGIQFDVKFWSQHISFILVGIIIVTSIRGLLITLTKFFYAISSSKSSNVIVLLLAQIMGMYFVSSVLLIRMSMPLEYRTIITEVLGELQFNFYHRWFDVIFLVSALSSILFLYLAHKQAPEKHMAL is encoded by the exons ATGAGCTTCCTCATCGACTCCAGCATCATGGTCACTTCCCAG GTGCTGTTCTTTGGATTTGGGTGGCTGTTCTTCATGCGTAAACTCTTCAAGGATTATGAG GTGCGACAGTATGTGGTCCAGGTGATCTTTTCTGTGACTTTTGCCTTCTCTTGTACCATGTTTGAACTCATCATCTTTGAGAttttgggggtgctgagcagcag CTCTCGATATTTTCACTGGAAACTGAACCTGTGTGTCATTTTGCTCATCCTGGTCTTCATGGTACCTTTCTACATTGGTTACTTTGTTGTGAGCAATATCAGATTAT TGCACAGGCAGAAACTGCTTTTTGCATGTGGTCTGTGGTTGACATTCATGTATTTCTTCTGGAAGTTGGGGGATCCGTTTCCTATCCTGAGCCCAAAACATG gaaTCCTGTCTATAGAACAGCTCATCAGCCGTGTGGGTGTGATTGGGGTGACACTCATGGCTTTGCTCTCAGGATTTGGGGCTGTCAACTGTCCATACACGTACATGTCCTACTTTCTCAG GAATGTTACAGATGCAGATATTCTGGCTTTGGAGCGACGACTCCTTCAGACTATGGACATGATTgttagtaagaaaaaaag gaTAGCAGTGGCTCATCGGACAATGTTCCAGAGAGGAGAAGTGCATAACAAATCCACTGGCTTCTGGGGAATGATAAAAAGTGTTACAACATCTGTTCAGGGCAGTGAAA ATCTGTCCCTTATCCAACAAGAAGTGGATGCCCTAGAGGAGCTGAGTCGTCAGCTTTTTCTGGAAACTGCTGACTTGCATGCAACAAAG gagaGGATAGAGTACTCAAAAACTTTTCAGGGcaaatactttaattttctgggttattttttctccatctaTTGTGTCTGGAAAATCTTCATG GCAACCATCAATATTGTATTTGACCGTGTGGGGAAGACGGATCCAGTCACAAGAGGAATTGAGATCACTGTAAATTATCTAGGAATTCAGTTTGAT GTGAAATTCTGGTCCCAGCACATATCCTTTATTCTTGTTGGAATAATCATTGTTACATCTATCAGAGGATTGTTAATCACACTTACAAAG ttcTTCTATGCCATTTCCAGCAGCAAGTCTTCCAATGTTATTGTTCTGCTATTAGCACAGATAATG GGCATGTACTTTGTGTCATCAGTGCTCCTGATCCGGATGAGCATGCCTCTAGAGTATCGCACTATTATTACAGAAGTCCTGGGAGAGCTCCAGTTCAACTTTTATCATCGTTGGTTTGATGTGATATTCCTAGTCAGTGCCCTCTCCAGCATCCTCTTTCTCTATTTAGCACACAAACAAGCCCCAGAAAAGCATATGGCCCTGTAA
- the GPR89B gene encoding Golgi pH regulator B isoform X3, translating to MRKLFKDYEVRQYVVQVIFSVTFAFSCTMFELIIFEILGVLSSSSRYFHWKLNLCVILLILVFMVPFYIGYFVVSNIRLLHRQKLLFACGLWLTFMYFFWKLGDPFPILSPKHGILSIEQLISRVGVIGVTLMALLSGFGAVNCPYTYMSYFLRNVTDADILALERRLLQTMDMIVSKKKRIAVAHRTMFQRGEVHNKSTGFWGMIKSVTTSVQGSENLSLIQQEVDALEELSRQLFLETADLHATKERIEYSKTFQGKYFNFLGYFFSIYCVWKIFMATINIVFDRVGKTDPVTRGIEITVNYLGIQFDVKFWSQHISFILVGIIIVTSIRGLLITLTKFFYAISSSKSSNVIVLLLAQIMGMYFVSSVLLIRMSMPLEYRTIITEVLGELQFNFYHRWFDVIFLVSALSSILFLYLAHKQAPEKHMAL from the exons ATGCGTAAACTCTTCAAGGATTATGAG GTGCGACAGTATGTGGTCCAGGTGATCTTTTCTGTGACTTTTGCCTTCTCTTGTACCATGTTTGAACTCATCATCTTTGAGAttttgggggtgctgagcagcag CTCTCGATATTTTCACTGGAAACTGAACCTGTGTGTCATTTTGCTCATCCTGGTCTTCATGGTACCTTTCTACATTGGTTACTTTGTTGTGAGCAATATCAGATTAT TGCACAGGCAGAAACTGCTTTTTGCATGTGGTCTGTGGTTGACATTCATGTATTTCTTCTGGAAGTTGGGGGATCCGTTTCCTATCCTGAGCCCAAAACATG gaaTCCTGTCTATAGAACAGCTCATCAGCCGTGTGGGTGTGATTGGGGTGACACTCATGGCTTTGCTCTCAGGATTTGGGGCTGTCAACTGTCCATACACGTACATGTCCTACTTTCTCAG GAATGTTACAGATGCAGATATTCTGGCTTTGGAGCGACGACTCCTTCAGACTATGGACATGATTgttagtaagaaaaaaag gaTAGCAGTGGCTCATCGGACAATGTTCCAGAGAGGAGAAGTGCATAACAAATCCACTGGCTTCTGGGGAATGATAAAAAGTGTTACAACATCTGTTCAGGGCAGTGAAA ATCTGTCCCTTATCCAACAAGAAGTGGATGCCCTAGAGGAGCTGAGTCGTCAGCTTTTTCTGGAAACTGCTGACTTGCATGCAACAAAG gagaGGATAGAGTACTCAAAAACTTTTCAGGGcaaatactttaattttctgggttattttttctccatctaTTGTGTCTGGAAAATCTTCATG GCAACCATCAATATTGTATTTGACCGTGTGGGGAAGACGGATCCAGTCACAAGAGGAATTGAGATCACTGTAAATTATCTAGGAATTCAGTTTGAT GTGAAATTCTGGTCCCAGCACATATCCTTTATTCTTGTTGGAATAATCATTGTTACATCTATCAGAGGATTGTTAATCACACTTACAAAG ttcTTCTATGCCATTTCCAGCAGCAAGTCTTCCAATGTTATTGTTCTGCTATTAGCACAGATAATG GGCATGTACTTTGTGTCATCAGTGCTCCTGATCCGGATGAGCATGCCTCTAGAGTATCGCACTATTATTACAGAAGTCCTGGGAGAGCTCCAGTTCAACTTTTATCATCGTTGGTTTGATGTGATATTCCTAGTCAGTGCCCTCTCCAGCATCCTCTTTCTCTATTTAGCACACAAACAAGCCCCAGAAAAGCATATGGCCCTGTAA